One region of Gossypium raimondii isolate GPD5lz chromosome 6, ASM2569854v1, whole genome shotgun sequence genomic DNA includes:
- the LOC105771454 gene encoding protein NODULATION SIGNALING PATHWAY 2: MATDNAFEVDFYSNSTTTSITDDSPACTWNHWGSPVVDWDSFSSDPDDFQDLIESMMDDGTGFELARVAHETSNSVSTDTMVVDEETNGDEDSKGLRLIHLLMAAAEALAGDNKSRELARVILVRLKELVSHNDGTNMERLAAYFTEALHGLLEGSGGGHGKHLITNGPHHHGDEHHHTDMLAAFQLLQDMSPYVKFGHFTANQAILEATTHDRRIHIVDYDVMEGIQWASLMQALVSRKDGPQAPHLRITAISRTGSGRRSIGTIQETGRRLVAFAASIGQPFSFHQCRLDSDETFRPSALKLVRGEALIINCMLHLPHFSYRAPDSVASFLSGAKTLNPRLVTLVEEEVGPIGDGGFVGQFMDSLHHYSAVYDSLEAGFPMQNRARALVERVFLGPRIAGSLARIYRTGGEEESCGWSKWLATMGFKPVNISFANHCQAKLLLGLFNDGYRVEELANNRLVLGWKSRRLLSASIWTSPHSDL; the protein is encoded by the coding sequence ATGGCCACTGACAACGCCTTCGAGGTCGACTTCTATAGTAACAGCACCACTACGTCCATCACTGACGACAGCCCTGCCTGTACTTGGAACCACTGGGGATCCCCTGTTGTTGATTGGGATTCGTTTTCAAGCGACCCAGATGACTTTCAAGACCTCATTGAGTCCATGATGGATGATGGAACTGGGTTTGAGCTAGCTCGAGTCGCACATGAAACTAGTAACTCAGTCTCCACTGATACCATGGTTGTCGATGAAGAAACCAACGGTGATGAGGATTCCAAGGGGTTGAGGTTGATTCATCTGTTGATGGCCGCTGCTGAAGCGCTAGCGGGGGATAACAAGAGCCGTGAACTGGCTCGAGTGATATTGGTTCGGCTCAAGGAGTTGGTTTCCCACAATGATGGAACCAACATGGAAAGGTTAGCTGCCTATTTTACCGAGGCCTTACACGGTTTACTTGAAGGCTCCGGTGGTGGCCACGGGAAGCATTTAATAACCAATGGACCGCACCACCACGGTGATGAGCATCATCATACTGACATGCTCGCAGCTTTTCAGCTGTTGCAAGACATGTCCCCGTATGTTAAATTTGGTCACTTTACGGCCAATCAAGCAATCCTGGAAGCAACTACTCATGATAGGAGGATCCACATAGTAGACTATGATGTCATGGAAGGGATCCAATGGGCGTCTTTGATGCAAGCCTTGGTGTCTAGGAAAGACGGACCACAAGCCCCGCATCTTAGGATCACGGCTATATCGAGAACTGGAAGTGGCCGACGATCGATCGGGACCATTCAAGAGACCGGTCGAAGATTGGTTGCATTTGCAGCCTCCATTGGGCAACCCTTTTCTTTCCATCAGTGTAGGCTGGACTCTGATGAAACGTTTAGACCCTCAGCTTTGAAATTAGTTAGAGGAGAGGCGTTGATCATCAATTGTATGTTGCACTTGCCTCACTTTAGCTATCGAGCACCTGATTCAGTCGCTTCGTTTTTATCCGGGGCAAAGACCCTAAACCCACGTCTAGTGACCCTGGTGGAAGAAGAAGTCGGACCCATTGGAGATGGAGGGTTTGTGGGGCAATTCATGGACTCATTGCACCATTACTCCGCCGTCTACGACTCTCTAGAAGCCGGATTCCCTATGCAAAACCGTGCTCGGGCCTTGGTCGAAAGAGTATTTCTAGGGCCACGAATAGCTGGATCATTGGCCAGGATTTATCGAACTGGAGGAGAGGAAGAAAGCTGTGGTTGGTCAAAATGGTTAGCTACCATGGGATTCAAGCCTGTTAACATCAGCTTTGCCAATCATTGTCAAGCAAAATTACTGCTGGGCTTATTCAATGATGGATACAGAGTGGAGGAGTTGGCCAACAATAGGCTCGTTTTAGGATGGAAATCCAGGCGTTTGCTATCAGCTTCCATTTGGACTTCCCCACACAGTGATTTGTAG